Genomic segment of Paenibacillus macerans:
GGCCCGAAATGGGTACCGCTACGATCGACACGCTGAAAATGATGGGGTACGCCTCCTTGTTCACGTTTTTGATCGGGCTTCCGCTCGGGGTGCTGCTGTTCACCTGTTCCCGCTCGCCGTCCGCGGTGCTCGGCTGGATTTACCGGATTGCCTCGTTTATCGTCAATATCCTGCGTTCGGTTCCGTTTATCATCCTGATCGTCGCCTTGATTCCGGTGACCCGGGCGATCATGGGCGTTTCGACCGGCGTGGAAGGGACAATTCCGCCGCTTGTGATCGGGGCCGCTCCGTTTTTCGCCCGTTTGGTGGAAACGGCGTTGCGCGAGGTTGATCGCGGGGTGATTGAAGCGTCCCAGGCGATGGGCGCCTCATCGTTCCAAATCATCCGCAAGGTGCTGCTGCCGGAATCGCTGCCCGGCCTGATCGCCGGGATGACGATCACCGTCGTGACGCTCGTGTCCTACACGGCGATGTCGGGCATGGTCGGTGGCGGCGGACTCGGCGACCTGGCCATCCGTTACGGTTACTACCGTTACGAGTCGGGAGTGATGCTTGTCTCTGTCGTATTCATGGTCATTCTGGTGCAAGTGCTGCAAATGCTGGGCGACCGGCTGGTTATCTTTTTTACGCGGAAATAAGGAATTACCCAAATAGATATGAATCCTTATTCAAAACACATTTTAAGGGGGAAGAACTGCAATGAAAAAATGGACTTTATCTTTGCTTACGCTGGCGCTTGTATTGGTACTCTCGGCGTGCGGCAGCAACAACGCGGCAAATAATGGTGCGGGCAGCGCTGCAGGCGGAAACGCCGGTACGACGAATGCCGGGGCTGCTGAAGGCAGTTCGGAAAGCGGGGACACGAACACCGCGGCTGAACCGGTGAAACTGGTCGTAGGCGCAACGGTGCCTCATGCCGACATTTTGCGCTTCATCGCGCCGAAGCTGAAAGAGGAAGGCGTTGAGCTTGAAGTCAAGGAGTTCACCGACTACGTGCAGCCTAACGTACAGCTGTATGAACAAGAGCTTGACGCAAACTATTTCCAGCATCAGCCATATCTTGACGAGCAAAACAAGCAAAACGGTTTTGACCTCGTTCCGGTGGTAGGCGTTCATGTTGAGCCGTTTGGCGCTTACTCGAACAAATACAAATCCGCCGACGAAATTCCGGACGGCGCGAAAGTCGCGATTCCGAACGACCCGACGAACGGCGGGCGGGCGCTGCTGCTGCTGCAGAAACAAGGCTTGATCAAGCTGAAGGATGACGCCGGCATCTCGGCAACTGCAAAGGACATTACGGAAAATCCGAAAAACCTGCAGTTTAAAGAAGTCGACGCGGCCATACTGCCTCGTCAGTTGCCTGAAGTCGATCTGGCGCTGATCAATACGAACTATGCGCTGGAAGCCGATTTGAACCCGACGAAGGACGCTTTGTTCATTGAGGACAAAGACTCGCCGTACACCAACATTTTGGTAGCCCGCCCGGACAACAAAAATTCCGACGCGATCCAAAAGCTGGCCAAAGCGCTGACTTCCGACGAAGTCAGAACGTTCATCAACGATACGTACAAAGGCGCGCTTGTGCCGGTATTTTAAGCCATTGTTATAGTTATCCCGCTGCGAGAGCAGCGGGATTTTTCTGTTATTGGCGACTCCTGCACGTACCTGTCTGGTACATTGTTGAATAATTGTAGAATGTACACTTATCTACTAGGATATGTGGTTATATGAGTGTTAAATGCAAATCCTGCACTTAAATCTGTGTAATCCCAAGGGACGACGGAATTGTTTGGGTGTAGTTGCATGATATGCAATTAAAGCATATGACTCAGTAACTTTAGTTAAATCTAGTTGTAACTTTTACAACTAACCGTTCAAATACGTGTACCGATAGACGTGTCTTTCACGTGATTTTAAATTTGTCCAACATTTGTACACCCTCCAAAATAAAGGGGAAAGGGATGAGTTTGCAGAATAACATGCTCAACCGGAAACAAAGTTAACCGATGATATTTATCTAAGCGGGATGACTGGCTTTGCACAAAACGCAGAACGGTTTTGCCGGAACTAGTTCTTAAAAGGAGGTTGTTGTCCATGGGTTCGGTTCAACCCGGAGCTTTTCAAGGTTTTTTCCCCGAAACATTGACGTTCCTGGAGGAAGTGCAGCGCAACAATTCCAAGCCGTGGTTTGAGGAAAATAGAGCGGTATATACGCGGTTTTTGCTGGAGCCGATGCAGTCGTTGGTGGCGGATTTAAGCGAAGGTATGCTGGACATCGATCCGATGCTGGAAACCCGGCCGGCCGTCAATAAAACGATCTCGCGCATCCATTGCGACACCCGTTTTTCGAAGGATAAGCTCTTGTACCGCAACACCATGTGGATTACGTTTAAACGGCCTTCCAAGGAATGGAGGGACGCTCCGGCGTTTTTCTTCGAGCTGCATCCCGATTCTTATCGTTACGGCATGGGATATTACGGCGCAACCAAAGAAACGATGGACAAGCTGCGCGAATGGATCGATGCTGAGCCTGAGCAGTTTCAACGAGTCACTTCATTTTTCAACTCGCAAAATACGTTTGTGATCGAAGGGGAGCGTTACAAGCGAATTCTTGATCCGGCAAAATCCGCTGAAGTGCTGAACTGGTATCAGCGTAAAAACTTGTATTTGGTCCATAACGAGGTCGTTAACGACAAGCTGTTCAGTTCCGGGTTGGTCCGGGATCTTGCGTCCGGCTTCAATTTATTGGCGAAATTGTACCATAGTCTGTACAAGCTCAAAACAATGTAAAGTCTTTGGCCGTTTGTAGGAACACGCCAAATCTTTTATACTTGAAGTAAACGTGCAGTTTGGGAGGAGGAGTAGGAACGTTGCTGGGTAAGGTTGCCCTAATCACCGGGAGCGCCAAAGGTCTCGGAAAAAAGACGGCGCTGACGCTGGCCGCGCAAGGCTGC
This window contains:
- a CDS encoding methionine ABC transporter permease encodes the protein MWNVDFTGVDWPEMGTATIDTLKMMGYASLFTFLIGLPLGVLLFTCSRSPSAVLGWIYRIASFIVNILRSVPFIILIVALIPVTRAIMGVSTGVEGTIPPLVIGAAPFFARLVETALREVDRGVIEASQAMGASSFQIIRKVLLPESLPGLIAGMTITVVTLVSYTAMSGMVGGGGLGDLAIRYGYYRYESGVMLVSVVFMVILVQVLQMLGDRLVIFFTRK
- a CDS encoding MetQ/NlpA family ABC transporter substrate-binding protein, whose translation is MKKWTLSLLTLALVLVLSACGSNNAANNGAGSAAGGNAGTTNAGAAEGSSESGDTNTAAEPVKLVVGATVPHADILRFIAPKLKEEGVELEVKEFTDYVQPNVQLYEQELDANYFQHQPYLDEQNKQNGFDLVPVVGVHVEPFGAYSNKYKSADEIPDGAKVAIPNDPTNGGRALLLLQKQGLIKLKDDAGISATAKDITENPKNLQFKEVDAAILPRQLPEVDLALINTNYALEADLNPTKDALFIEDKDSPYTNILVARPDNKNSDAIQKLAKALTSDEVRTFINDTYKGALVPVF
- a CDS encoding DUF2461 domain-containing protein, which gives rise to MGSVQPGAFQGFFPETLTFLEEVQRNNSKPWFEENRAVYTRFLLEPMQSLVADLSEGMLDIDPMLETRPAVNKTISRIHCDTRFSKDKLLYRNTMWITFKRPSKEWRDAPAFFFELHPDSYRYGMGYYGATKETMDKLREWIDAEPEQFQRVTSFFNSQNTFVIEGERYKRILDPAKSAEVLNWYQRKNLYLVHNEVVNDKLFSSGLVRDLASGFNLLAKLYHSLYKLKTM